A segment of the Candidatus Izimaplasma bacterium HR1 genome:
TTATACTTTTTGGCCGCTTCAAGGATTGTTGAATTGTCTTCTACTTCAACATCTCTACCATTTATTTTAAGATTAATCATTAGTTTGCCTCCAATCGACAATTTCGAATTCTATCCATATAGTCTTCTTTAAAGAATTCCATTGTTGATAGGATTGAAGTTGGTGAGGTTTGTCCTAAACCACATAAAGTAGTTTCATGGATAACTGATGCTAATGAAGCTAATGAGTTATAATCTTTCATTGTTGCTTCATAATTTACAAATTTCTTTATTAAATTTACTATTTGTACATGTCCTTCTCGGCACGGAGTACATTTACCGCATGATTCATGTAAAAAGAATTCCATGTTTCTTAAAATGATATCAAAGAGATCATGAGTATCATCGATAACGATAATTGCTCCAGCACCCATTTTAGAATCGAATATTTCAAATCTTTCATTGTCGATATCCATATTTAATAGTGATGGAGGGATTATTGCACCGCACGCTCCTCCTAATTGAACCATTTTTATATTATTACCATTTGGTACACCTTCACCTAAAACTTCAATTACTTCTTTAATAGTTCTACCGAAAGGTACTTCATAAACACCTTTGTTCTTTATGTTTCCTGATAGACTGATTAACTTTGTCCCACTAGCATAGTTACTTCCGATTTCACTATATGCTTGTCCCCCAATTTCCATAATGAATGGTAGGTTACAGAATGTTTCAACATTGTTAATTAAAGTCGGTTTACCAAAAACACCTTTTTCAGAAGGGAATGGTGGTTTTACTCTTGTACGTCCTGGTTTACCTTCAATTGATTCAATTAAGGCAAACTCTTCCCCGCAAACATAAGCTCCCGCACCTCTTCTTACTTCTATATCAAAATCAAAATCATGATCAAATATGTGTTCGCCAAGGAAATTGTGACTTCTTGCATCAATAATTGTTTGTTTCATTATATCGATTGCTTTTGTATATTCCCCACGAATATAGATAAAGCCTTTATTAGCACCAGTTGCATAAGCACTAATTATCATTCCTTCAATAATTTGATGAGGATCATTTTCCATTAAGTAACGATCTTTGAAGTTACCTGGCTCTCCTTCATCAGCATTACATATAATATATTTAAAACCTGTCTCATTACTAAAACTTTTCATTTTTATAGAAGTTGGAAAGTTAGCTCCACCTCTACCTGTGATTCTTGACAAAGTTACTTCCTCTAAAATTGATTCCTTTTTCATATCTAATGCTTTCTTAAGCATTTTGTAGCCATCAGTCTTCAGATAATCAGTAATACTTAAGGGATCTATTAAACCAAATCTTTTGGTTAGTTCTCTTCTTTGAATCACTTGATATCCTCCTTATACCCTTCCAAAATAGTAATAACTTTACCTTTAGAAAGACCATTATAAGTAGTATCGTTGATTCGCATGGCTGGTGCATCATCGCAACACCCGATACATGCAGTAAATTCAACTGAAAATAAATTATCTTCTGTAGTGCCACCCATATCAACACCTAGAAAATCACAAACCGTATCCACTACATTAAAAGTATCATTCAAGTAACAAGGTACATCCTTGCAAATCTGAATGATATATTTTCCGCGTGGTTCAGTTGATAAAAGCGTGTAGAATGACATCACGCTACAAATGTGTGATTCTTTTGTTCCTAAATAATCTGCAATTCTACTGATTTCACTTTCACTAACATAATGATCATCCTTCATTTTATCTACGTCTATTAAAATTTCTAAAAGGTAATCTTTCTGTTGTGGATACTTCTTTAATACTTCACTTAAAATCATTTTACTTCCTCCCGTCATATAAAACAGGAAACAAAAAATGTTCTTCCACTATCATCAAGTATGAAGTAATTCTTAGATGTAATTGTCAGTAATATTTGTTGGGTAATGTCCGTATGTTGTATATGGAATATCTTCTTTTCCCCGCTTATTTAGAAAATTTAAGCGTTTTCACAATTTTCTACAATGTAATTATAACGTACTTTTCGAAGTAATTACAAGTTTATTTTTTATGTCAAAAATTGCAAATACAGATATATAGAAAGCCCTATTGTTAAGCCACTTTTTACGTCTATTTATTCACTAAAAATTAGCGTTGTTTCGTATGCGATATGAAAGTTTTTTTAGTTTCTTTATTTACCTTAATTTTTAAATTCTTATTTATAAAAAAAGATGCAATATTTGCATCTTTTTAGTTTATTGTCATCATGAAGAATCCACTGAAAGCAGGATTCGAAACTTGCACCTTTTTATCAACATGTGTTTTTAGTTCATTAAGATACTTACGGTATTTTGTATAGAACTCATAATTTGGTTTAGAATTATACTTTATATCTTCTAATTCTAAATGATTTATGATTTTCTTAACTGTCGTCGGTTTGACAAACACTTGATAATTTACATCATAATATGCAAGCCATACTGATATGATTGGCCATTTTGCTAACTTGTAGAAACTAAGTAAACTTACCAATCGATTAAATCCTTCTTCTTCATCCCCATGAAGCATTTCAAAGATTGAACCCATTATTTCATGTTTATCAGTATCATCGATTTCTTTTACAAAGTCTCTAAACTTTACTTTTTCAAAAACACTTACCATTGCCGAAATAGATACTACCTTCATTACATCTTTATATGCTCCTAGTCCTTGTTTCATATTTTCCTTAGAACATACTTTATGAACGTAATCTATATGTTTTTGTAGTTTAAATTTTTTGCCCATTTCTTTCAATTCTTCTGTTTGCCATCCATCAGGATATTTGATTAAGAATTCTCTTTCTAATAATTTTAACTTTTTTAAGTTC
Coding sequences within it:
- the nuoF gene encoding NADH-quinone oxidoreductase subunit F, yielding MIQRRELTKRFGLIDPLSITDYLKTDGYKMLKKALDMKKESILEEVTLSRITGRGGANFPTSIKMKSFSNETGFKYIICNADEGEPGNFKDRYLMENDPHQIIEGMIISAYATGANKGFIYIRGEYTKAIDIMKQTIIDARSHNFLGEHIFDHDFDFDIEVRRGAGAYVCGEEFALIESIEGKPGRTRVKPPFPSEKGVFGKPTLINNVETFCNLPFIMEIGGQAYSEIGSNYASGTKLISLSGNIKNKGVYEVPFGRTIKEVIEVLGEGVPNGNNIKMVQLGGACGAIIPPSLLNMDIDNERFEIFDSKMGAGAIIVIDDTHDLFDIILRNMEFFLHESCGKCTPCREGHVQIVNLIKKFVNYEATMKDYNSLASLASVIHETTLCGLGQTSPTSILSTMEFFKEDYMDRIRNCRLEAN
- the nuoE gene encoding NADH-quinone oxidoreductase subunit E, translating into MILSEVLKKYPQQKDYLLEILIDVDKMKDDHYVSESEISRIADYLGTKESHICSVMSFYTLLSTEPRGKYIIQICKDVPCYLNDTFNVVDTVCDFLGVDMGGTTEDNLFSVEFTACIGCCDDAPAMRINDTTYNGLSKGKVITILEGYKEDIK